Genomic segment of Microthrixaceae bacterium:
CGAACCGGGTTCGTAGACCGCGGTGACCGAGCGGTTATCTCGGGTGTTTACGGCCTCGCCTTCGGCGTTGGGGGCGACGCTGGCCATGGCCAAGATCTCGCCTGTGCTCGGCCTCATGATGAGGACCATGCCGCCGGCGGCTCCGGTGGCCTCTACCTGATCGGCGATGGCCCTCTCCGACTCGTACTGGAGGGCCTGATCGATGGTGAGGTAGACGTTGGTTCCGGGTCGGGCCGGATCGATGGTCTGGGTCCCGCCGGCGATGGTCCGCCCGTTCGGGTCGTGTTCGTATTGGAGCCGGCCGGGCTCACCGGTGAGGATGTCGTCGAACTGTTCTTCGATTCCCGACACACCTTCACGGCCTGATGTGTCCACGCCACCGTCCACGACGGTGCGTCCCACGATCGACGTAGCCAGGTTGCCCACGGGGTACTGACGCACCAACCGGTCGACCAGGTCGATGCCCGCGAGGGTGCGGACATCGTCGTCCCCGGTCGAACGGGCCTTTCGGTCCTGGGCCTGGCGAAGCTCGTTGATTTCCTCGGCTACCTCGGGATCGACGGCCTTGGCCAGCAGCGAGTACCGCCCGTCTCGGTCGAGGAGCGACGTCAGCTCGGCTCTTGATCGCCCCAGGATGGGGGCAAGGGTGGCGGCGGTGGCGGCGGGATCCTCGACGTTGAGCGGGTCGGCAACCACGTCGGGGCGCACCACCGACATGGCCAGGGGCTGACCGTTGCGATCCATGATCGCGCCCCGGCCAGCTGGGATCACCCGCCATCCGTCTCGTTGATCGAGGCCCCACGCCTGCCACCGGTCACGTTGGGCGATCTGAACCGTGGCCAGCTTGGCGCCGATGGCACCGGCCATGGCCACGACCATCACCACCAGCCAGGTGAGGCGGCGCAGGGTGAGCCGGCGCGACGCGGCCCCGTCCAGGGCCACCACCGGCTGGGGGTGACGCGTGCCGAAGGTCGGTCGTGGCAGCACACGACGGTTGGGACCGGACAGGCCCAGGAGTCCCGCCAGGCCTGCCCTTAGCCCGGATCGACTCTCGGCGGCCGATTGCTGACCGACACGAGAGGTGCCGCGGGCGCGTGTCGGCGCCAGGCGTGAGGACTCAGGTCGTGATGTGGCCCGGGCGGGGCTGGGCACACGAGATCCCCGAGCCTGGCGGGCCGTGGGGGTGGTCCGTGCGGTTGCGGCTCGACCAACGTCGGCATTGGGCCGAGGGCTGCGCGTCGTCGGGCCCGTCCCCTCCCGCCCGGCGCGGTCCAGGGGCGCCGGACGGGAGGGCACGGGCCGACGACCCGCTCCCTTTGGTTGTCTTTGTTCGCCCGCGGATCGATCGGTGCCGGAAGAACTGGAGCGTCCGGTCCGACCTCCCGCCTGGGAGGCCCGCTTCGCTCGGGGCTTGGGTTCTTGCCGCGCTTCGAGCCGAACCTCCTTTGGTGGAAGGGATGGTTCGGGCTACGGGTACTACCGGGCGCGGCCGGGCAAAGAAGTCATCTAGATCGTCGTCGATGACATCGGTCACCGGCGGGCCTCCCCTTGTACTGCGGCGTCCGGGTCGGTCCTGTTAGTAGTGCCTCGGTCATCGTCGGTGGTGGATACCGCATCTGTTGACCCGTCAGTGGTGGCCGGCGTCGGGGTGGAGTCGCCCCCGGTCACCACCGGTTCGGCGTCGGAGCCGGGTCGGATCCAGGTCTGACGTTCGGCCACCACCAGTCCGATCCGTTCGGCCTCGGCCGCCAGACGCTGGGGCGATGACGCCTCGGCCAAGCGGAGCCGGTCATCCTCTAGCCCACGACGTTCGTGGCGGATCTGCGTGCCGAGATCATCGAGGTGAGCCTGGCCACTGACCAGCATCGAGTGGACCATGGCCGAGATCAGCAACGAACCGAAGACCACGATCACGGCCACGCTCATCACCGCCACCACCGGGTATCGACGGCGGGGCATCTCGACCACCTGCAACCGGGCCGCGCCCGTGCGGGTAGGAGCGACGCGCCTCTGGGCGGTCTGAGCCTTGGGCGCTGCCACCCTTGACCCCGCGGCCATGGATGAAGTCGTGCCGGGTCGATCGCCCCGGCCCCTGGTCGCCGTCTGTCGGCGGGCGCCCGCATGACTGGTCGAGGTGGCCTCGACCACACGCACCCGGGGTCGGGGCGCGGGGCGCGGTGCCCGACGAGCCGGAGCAGAAGCAGGTGCAGTTGCGGTAGCGGTCATGGCAGCTTCTCCACGGCACGGAGGCGGGCGCTGGACGCCCGCGGGTTGTCGTTGATCTCAGATGCGTCCGGGACCCAGCCACCCCGCTTGAGCAGACGGGCGACGGGTACGGCACCGCAGCCGCAGGGCAGCCCTGGCGGGCAGGTGCACCCCCCGGTCTCTGCGGTTCGGAACCGAGCCTTGACGATGCGGTCCTCACCGGAGTGGTAGGAGATGACCACCAGCCGGCCTCCTGGGGCGAGCACGTCCAGAGCGGCGTCGAGCGTCGGACCCAGCACGTCGAGCTCCTGGTTGACCGCTATGCGAAGGGCTTGGAACGTCCGCTTGGCCGGGTGGCCCCCAGTCCGGCGGGCGGGCGCCGGTATGGCAGCCAGGAT
This window contains:
- a CDS encoding penicillin-binding protein 2, translating into MLPRPTFGTRHPQPVVALDGAASRRLTLRRLTWLVVMVVAMAGAIGAKLATVQIAQRDRWQAWGLDQRDGWRVIPAGRGAIMDRNGQPLAMSVVRPDVVADPLNVEDPAATAATLAPILGRSRAELTSLLDRDGRYSLLAKAVDPEVAEEINELRQAQDRKARSTGDDDVRTLAGIDLVDRLVRQYPVGNLATSIVGRTVVDGGVDTSGREGVSGIEEQFDDILTGEPGRLQYEHDPNGRTIAGGTQTIDPARPGTNVYLTIDQALQYESERAIADQVEATGAAGGMVLIMRPSTGEILAMASVAPNAEGEAVNTRDNRSVTAVYEPGSVNKVITVAGAMEEGLVEADTILQVPDHLTIYDKTFRDHDPHPVRSWSVTDILVTSSNIGTIKLAQELGRDKVDSYLRDFGLGSSTGLGFPNEENGIMLDLDDWSGTSIGAIPIGQGIAVTSLQMLSAYNAIANDGVYVAPRLVAATDPGTGRVDASPSDRRRVISVETAQAVQQMLEKVVTDGTGKRARIADYPAAGKTGTARIPQGVDPSDGYLGRDGRYHYQSTFLGFVTGADLSVLVTLEDPQTSTYGGEVAAPVFSQLAAVALLRSQTPPPALLERSATTVPELSATARSGRDEDAGSVTTTKPEG